The Pseudodesulfovibrio sp. S3 genome window below encodes:
- a CDS encoding glycosyltransferase, whose translation MKIAVIHGYAPALIEERGTLLEALVRMGHNVHALAPALEPDVALKFEAMGVEYSMIPLTRRGFTPMADIGSLLHLKQVLYRIRPDMVLSTTSKAMIYGSLAARMAWVGEKKQVFAIVSGLGYAFTRDSGLKRRLLFGITKSLTQAGFKSCDGIIFRRAEDEVFFRQLNVIPDHVRTVLVDESDAGQAPEKSDNAILSFMGLL comes from the coding sequence ATGAAGATCGCCGTTATTCACGGGTATGCGCCGGCCCTTATCGAAGAGCGCGGAACCTTGTTGGAAGCCCTGGTTCGCATGGGCCACAACGTCCATGCACTGGCTCCGGCCCTGGAGCCGGACGTGGCCTTGAAATTCGAGGCCATGGGTGTCGAATACTCGATGATTCCGCTCACCAGACGCGGGTTCACTCCCATGGCCGACATAGGTTCGCTGCTCCATCTCAAACAGGTGCTCTACCGCATCAGGCCGGACATGGTTCTTTCCACCACCTCCAAGGCCATGATCTATGGCTCTTTGGCCGCGCGCATGGCCTGGGTCGGGGAAAAGAAGCAGGTTTTTGCCATCGTGTCCGGGCTTGGGTACGCCTTTACCCGTGACTCCGGGCTGAAGCGCAGACTGCTTTTCGGTATTACCAAATCCCTCACTCAGGCCGGGTTCAAATCCTGCGACGGCATCATCTTCCGAAGGGCCGAAGACGAAGTGTTTTTCCGGCAGCTCAATGTCATCCCGGATCATGTCAGGACCGTGCTCGTTGATGAGTCCGACGCCGGCCAAGCCCCGGAGAAGTCCGACAACGCCATTCTTTCTTTTATGGGGCTGCTCTAG
- a CDS encoding universal stress protein: protein MNISRILLPVDGSRLSDAAAEVCIDLAGESASVVLLHVRRTVPTGLGEPNASNLLAHLDKQAEGVMAHYRARLNNASVDFIELVIGGDVAEVITNVAEVEKCDLIVIGSKGKSDLEGLFLGSVTHKVLQTTGKPVLVVK, encoded by the coding sequence ATGAATATCTCGCGTATTCTTCTTCCTGTGGACGGCTCCCGTCTGTCCGATGCCGCTGCTGAGGTGTGCATCGACCTGGCCGGGGAGAGCGCGTCTGTCGTCTTGCTGCATGTGCGCAGGACCGTGCCCACCGGCCTGGGTGAGCCCAATGCCAGCAACCTGTTGGCGCATCTGGACAAGCAGGCCGAAGGGGTCATGGCCCACTACCGCGCAAGGCTGAACAACGCCAGTGTCGATTTCATCGAACTGGTCATCGGCGGAGACGTGGCCGAAGTCATCACCAATGTGGCTGAAGTGGAAAAGTGCGATCTGATCGTCATCGGGTCCAAGGGGAAGTCGGATCTGGAAGGGTTGTTTCTCGGGTCCGTCACCCATAAGGTGCTGCAGACCACGGGCAAGCCCGTCCTGGTGGTGAAATAG
- a CDS encoding glutamine synthetase family protein translates to MSSIPVFNCKNADDVMKAVKDYNVSFIQYWFVDILGTLKSFQITPNELEASFEEGMGFDGSSILGFCRIDESDMVAMPDPTTFQICSWRPSEKPVARMFCDIVSPDGAPFEADSRYVLKKVMGQAAEKGFTFYVGPELEFFLFADDKDTETLDSGGYFDAPPLDLGNNIRRDIIFALDAMGIQVEYSHHEVAPSQHEIDLRYQEGMKMADTAMTYRVVVKETARKFGCYATFMPKPIFGENGSGMHVHQSLFKNGRNVFYDANDEYHLSAEGKSYIAGILKHAPEFVAVTNQWVNSYKRLVPGYEAPVYIAWARRNRSALVRVPMYKPGKENATRMELRCPDPAANPYLCFAVQLAAGLKGMEENYVLAAPVEEDIFSMNDRQLKRNKIKALPGSLYEATMNLQKSDFMREVLGDHLHTALVDNKLAEWDEYRTQVTEYELDKYLPIL, encoded by the coding sequence ATGAGCAGTATCCCGGTTTTCAATTGCAAGAACGCGGACGACGTGATGAAGGCGGTCAAGGATTACAATGTCAGCTTCATCCAGTACTGGTTCGTGGATATTCTCGGCACCCTGAAGAGCTTTCAGATCACCCCGAACGAACTTGAGGCGTCCTTTGAGGAAGGCATGGGCTTCGACGGTTCCTCCATCCTCGGATTTTGCCGCATCGACGAGTCGGACATGGTGGCCATGCCGGATCCCACCACCTTCCAGATATGCTCCTGGCGTCCGAGCGAAAAGCCCGTGGCCCGCATGTTCTGTGACATAGTCAGTCCTGACGGCGCGCCCTTCGAGGCGGATTCCCGCTATGTCCTCAAGAAGGTCATGGGCCAGGCAGCCGAGAAAGGCTTCACATTTTACGTGGGCCCGGAACTGGAGTTCTTCCTGTTCGCCGACGACAAGGATACCGAAACCCTGGATTCGGGCGGCTACTTCGACGCTCCGCCCCTTGACCTGGGCAACAACATCCGTCGGGACATCATCTTTGCCCTGGACGCCATGGGCATCCAGGTGGAGTACTCCCACCACGAGGTGGCCCCGTCCCAGCATGAAATCGACCTGCGCTATCAGGAAGGCATGAAAATGGCTGACACGGCCATGACCTACCGGGTCGTGGTCAAGGAGACCGCCCGCAAATTCGGTTGCTACGCCACCTTCATGCCCAAACCCATCTTCGGTGAGAACGGATCGGGCATGCACGTGCACCAGTCCCTGTTCAAGAACGGCCGCAACGTATTCTATGACGCCAACGACGAATACCATCTGTCCGCCGAGGGTAAATCCTACATCGCCGGTATTCTCAAACATGCGCCCGAGTTCGTGGCCGTGACCAACCAGTGGGTTAACTCCTACAAGCGGCTGGTGCCCGGATACGAGGCTCCGGTCTATATCGCCTGGGCACGGCGCAATCGCTCCGCCTTGGTGCGCGTGCCCATGTACAAGCCCGGCAAGGAAAACGCCACCCGCATGGAACTGCGCTGCCCGGACCCGGCCGCCAATCCGTATCTCTGCTTTGCGGTCCAGTTGGCCGCGGGCCTCAAGGGCATGGAAGAAAACTACGTCCTGGCCGCTCCGGTGGAAGAGGATATCTTCTCCATGAACGACCGCCAGCTCAAGCGCAACAAGATCAAGGCCCTGCCCGGCTCCCTGTACGAAGCCACCATGAACCTGCAGAAGTCCGATTTCATGAGGGAAGTACTGGGCGATCATTTGCACACCGCCCTGGTGGACAACAAGCTTGCCGAATGGGACGAGTACCGCACCCAGGTTACCGAGTATGAATTAGACAAGTATCTGCCCATTCTGTAG
- a CDS encoding cytochrome c biogenesis protein CcdA: MDQLFLLINEWMTSGLLLGALGCFLWGMVSVLFSPCHLASIPLIVGYVAGQDRLIEGRQATVYAAVFTSGLFITIAAIGVICSLLGRMLGDLGPYWTILVGAILLWVALDMLGVARCSLSGGLMSKLKVKGMPGAFILGLAYGALSGSCTFGFIAPILAIITVQEKVLTGVAFIVLFGIGHCIPIAVAGGSTAMVKTLMANSAWQRGGKIFRQVAGGLIGLLGLYFVVQPFL; the protein is encoded by the coding sequence GTGGACCAGTTGTTCCTTCTCATCAATGAGTGGATGACATCGGGGCTGCTGCTCGGTGCGCTGGGATGTTTCCTATGGGGAATGGTCAGCGTACTGTTCAGCCCCTGTCACCTGGCTTCCATCCCCCTCATAGTCGGGTATGTGGCCGGTCAGGACAGGCTCATCGAGGGACGGCAGGCGACCGTCTATGCGGCCGTTTTCACAAGCGGGCTGTTCATCACCATCGCAGCCATAGGCGTCATCTGTTCCTTGCTGGGACGCATGTTGGGCGATCTGGGCCCGTATTGGACCATTCTCGTCGGCGCAATACTCCTCTGGGTGGCTCTCGACATGTTGGGGGTGGCCAGGTGCTCCCTGTCCGGAGGGTTGATGTCCAAGCTGAAAGTGAAAGGAATGCCCGGGGCATTCATCCTCGGACTGGCCTACGGAGCGCTCTCAGGGTCGTGCACTTTCGGTTTCATCGCCCCCATCCTCGCCATCATCACGGTGCAGGAAAAAGTCCTCACCGGCGTCGCCTTCATCGTGCTTTTCGGCATCGGGCACTGCATCCCCATCGCCGTGGCAGGCGGCTCCACCGCCATGGTAAAGACACTTATGGCAAACTCCGCCTGGCAACGCGGGGGAAAGATCTTCCGGCAAGTCGCCGGGGGATTGATCGGACTCCTCGGACTGTATTTCGTTGTCCAACCTTTCCTCTAA
- a CDS encoding thioredoxin family protein, which yields MPDKTTASALDLISGEPQKLPIQGMVTMVDIGAHACIPCKMMTPIIEELSKEYEGRAAIAFIDVWKHREQASRYGISAIPTQIFYDPQGKEQYRHTGFLDKQSIVAKLAELGVKED from the coding sequence ATGCCGGACAAGACAACTGCATCGGCGTTGGATTTGATTTCCGGCGAACCTCAAAAACTGCCGATTCAGGGGATGGTCACCATGGTGGACATCGGCGCCCACGCCTGCATCCCCTGCAAGATGATGACGCCGATAATCGAAGAACTGTCAAAAGAATATGAGGGGCGGGCCGCCATCGCCTTCATAGATGTGTGGAAACACCGGGAACAGGCCTCCAGGTACGGCATCAGTGCAATACCCACCCAGATCTTCTACGACCCTCAAGGCAAGGAACAATATCGGCACACGGGCTTCCTGGACAAGCAAAGCATCGTTGCAAAGCTGGCTGAACTTGGTGTGAAAGAGGATTGA
- a CDS encoding putative zinc-binding protein translates to MSKCACSCEAAPKFVFSCSGAADVGEVADQAARELSRQGKIKMFCLAGIGGKVSGIVKSTEAADQIVAIDGCPLNCARKTLEEAGFSGFEHVELDGLGLKKGESPASAENIDIVVQEVSKRIQG, encoded by the coding sequence ATGTCAAAATGTGCCTGTTCATGCGAAGCGGCTCCGAAATTCGTGTTTTCCTGTTCCGGCGCAGCAGACGTCGGCGAGGTGGCGGACCAGGCTGCCAGAGAATTGTCCCGGCAGGGTAAGATCAAAATGTTCTGCCTGGCCGGAATCGGCGGCAAGGTGTCCGGCATTGTGAAAAGCACCGAGGCAGCGGACCAGATTGTCGCCATTGACGGCTGCCCGCTGAATTGTGCGCGCAAGACCCTGGAAGAAGCCGGTTTTTCCGGTTTTGAGCACGTGGAACTCGACGGTCTTGGCCTGAAAAAAGGCGAGTCGCCTGCTTCCGCGGAAAACATCGATATCGTCGTTCAAGAAGTCTCGAAACGTATTCAAGGATAA
- a CDS encoding thioredoxin family protein codes for MKILVMGPGCPKCEQAEKTVREAVAEAGIEADIEKVKDFQEIAKHGIFSTPAVVIDGEVKVVGKAPSKKEVLGWLK; via the coding sequence ATGAAGATTCTGGTCATGGGCCCCGGCTGCCCCAAGTGTGAACAGGCCGAAAAGACCGTACGCGAAGCCGTTGCCGAAGCAGGCATTGAAGCGGACATCGAAAAGGTCAAGGACTTCCAGGAAATCGCCAAGCACGGCATCTTCTCCACCCCGGCCGTGGTCATCGACGGCGAGGTCAAGGTGGTGGGCAAGGCTCCGAGCAAAAAAGAAGTGCTCGGCTGGTTGAAATAA
- a CDS encoding permease: MFTQPNNISCNCQSEQTEKNGGAGNSGLLRTLLMGGAALAVWFVVYEQLLPFSNWFAYSLLGMGPESHLGSAVQFFVYDTPKVLMLLVLVVYGVGILRSFVTVNWTRSFLAGKRESAGNVLAALLGVVTPFCSCSAVPLFIGFMTAGIPLGVTFSFLIAAPMVNEIALVLLYGLLGWKIAALYFVTGISIAVVAGWVMGRLGLEEHVEDWVREIRAGEAASEESMTWAKRLDYALDSVKDIVGRVWKFVVLGIAVGAAIHGYVPEGQLAGIMGSEAWWSVPLSVILGIPMYTNAAGVIPVVEALLGKGAALGTVLAFMMSVIALSFPEMVILRKVLKPRLIAVFIAVVGCGILIVGYLFNAVI; encoded by the coding sequence ATGTTCACACAACCAAACAACATTTCCTGCAATTGCCAGTCTGAACAAACCGAAAAGAACGGCGGGGCCGGGAATTCCGGCCTGCTCCGCACCCTGCTCATGGGAGGGGCGGCCCTGGCCGTCTGGTTCGTTGTCTACGAGCAATTGCTGCCGTTCTCGAACTGGTTTGCCTATTCCCTGCTCGGCATGGGGCCGGAGAGCCATCTCGGCTCGGCCGTCCAGTTCTTTGTCTATGACACGCCCAAGGTGCTCATGCTCCTGGTACTGGTCGTGTACGGCGTGGGCATCCTGCGCTCCTTCGTGACCGTGAACTGGACGCGCAGCTTCCTGGCCGGAAAACGGGAATCCGCGGGCAACGTTCTGGCCGCCCTGCTCGGCGTGGTCACCCCCTTCTGTTCCTGCTCGGCCGTGCCGCTGTTCATCGGGTTCATGACCGCAGGCATCCCGCTGGGCGTGACCTTCTCCTTCCTGATCGCCGCGCCCATGGTCAACGAGATCGCGCTGGTCCTGCTGTACGGCCTGCTCGGCTGGAAGATTGCGGCCCTGTATTTCGTCACCGGCATCAGCATCGCCGTGGTGGCGGGCTGGGTCATGGGTCGCCTCGGCCTGGAAGAGCATGTGGAGGACTGGGTCAGGGAAATACGCGCCGGTGAGGCCGCCAGTGAAGAAAGCATGACCTGGGCCAAACGGCTCGACTACGCCCTTGATTCCGTCAAGGATATCGTGGGGCGGGTCTGGAAATTCGTGGTGCTCGGCATTGCGGTGGGCGCGGCTATCCACGGCTACGTCCCCGAAGGCCAGTTGGCCGGGATCATGGGCAGCGAGGCGTGGTGGTCCGTGCCCTTGAGCGTCATCCTGGGCATCCCCATGTACACCAATGCCGCAGGTGTCATCCCGGTGGTGGAGGCCCTGCTCGGCAAGGGAGCGGCGCTCGGCACGGTCCTCGCCTTCATGATGTCCGTCATCGCCCTGTCCTTCCCGGAGATGGTCATCCTGCGCAAGGTCCTCAAGCCCCGGCTCATCGCGGTCTTCATCGCGGTGGTGGGCTGCGGCATCCTCATTGTCGGCTACCTTTTCAACGCCGTCATCTAA
- a CDS encoding metalloregulator ArsR/SmtB family transcription factor, with product MQADIVLKDRFEERAKVIKAMAHPSRLLIIDELSRGERCVCDLRDLVGADMSTVSKHLTVLKKAGIVTDERQGKQIYYRLKVPCVLNFFHCIESVLESNKR from the coding sequence ATGCAGGCAGATATCGTATTGAAAGACAGATTCGAAGAGCGGGCCAAGGTCATCAAGGCCATGGCGCACCCGTCCCGGCTGCTGATTATCGACGAGCTCTCCCGCGGCGAGAGGTGCGTATGCGACCTGCGCGACCTGGTCGGGGCGGATATGTCCACGGTCTCCAAACACCTCACCGTTCTCAAGAAGGCGGGCATCGTGACGGACGAACGGCAGGGAAAGCAGATATATTACCGGCTCAAGGTCCCCTGCGTGCTCAACTTCTTTCACTGCATCGAATCCGTGCTCGAGTCCAACAAGCGCTAA
- a CDS encoding NfeD family protein: MEIFNSVENVLWLIWLGVGVAFLVAELMVPAFIVIFFGVGALIAGVTAFFGSTIQVQLVVFGVSSLALLLLFRRVMASTFSGSTAGDEEVDGAIGGQAEVVEAIEPPQPGRIKFQGSFWGAHCSETVPAGAVVRIVKRDEKDVNAFVVEKEN, translated from the coding sequence ATGGAAATATTCAACTCAGTGGAAAATGTGCTCTGGCTCATATGGTTGGGCGTTGGCGTGGCCTTTCTCGTTGCCGAATTGATGGTGCCGGCCTTCATCGTGATCTTTTTCGGAGTGGGCGCGCTCATTGCCGGCGTCACGGCCTTTTTCGGGTCCACGATCCAGGTGCAACTCGTGGTGTTCGGGGTGTCTTCCCTGGCCCTGCTTCTTTTGTTTCGCAGGGTTATGGCATCGACTTTTTCCGGTTCCACGGCCGGAGACGAGGAGGTTGATGGAGCCATCGGCGGACAGGCCGAGGTCGTGGAAGCCATTGAACCCCCGCAGCCGGGCCGTATCAAGTTCCAGGGCTCCTTCTGGGGTGCCCATTGCAGCGAGACCGTACCCGCCGGGGCTGTGGTACGCATCGTCAAGCGTGACGAAAAAGATGTAAACGCCTTCGTGGTGGAAAAGGAGAATTGA
- a CDS encoding stomatin-like protein codes for MDPATLTSLITALVFVVILVVLLVKTAVVVPQKSHFVVERLGKYSKTIGAGLHILIPFIDQIAYKRSLKEEVMDIPAQSCITRDNVSVTIDGVLYIRVIDAKMSCYGIENYYIAASQLAQTSLRSAIGKIDLDKTFEERETINYSVIQAVDEAAQEWGVKVMRYEIKDITPPATVMEAMERQMKAEREKRGDIALSEGDRQSRINRSEGLKQEAVQISEGEKQKRINEAQGRAQEILLVAEATAQGLQKVAEVINLPGGAEAMNLKVAQQYIEEFGNLAKTNNTMIIPADLGNMASMVASVTEIVSSTSARKSCGFGKGGAGKGTAKAGTDVPPKSVGGFVVE; via the coding sequence ATGGATCCAGCAACCCTGACATCCCTGATAACGGCCCTGGTATTCGTCGTGATACTGGTGGTCCTGCTGGTCAAGACCGCCGTGGTCGTGCCGCAGAAAAGCCATTTCGTGGTGGAGCGGCTCGGCAAGTATTCCAAGACCATCGGGGCGGGCCTGCACATTCTCATCCCGTTCATCGACCAGATAGCCTACAAACGCAGCCTCAAGGAAGAGGTCATGGACATTCCGGCGCAGAGCTGCATCACCCGGGACAACGTTTCCGTGACCATCGACGGCGTGCTCTACATCCGGGTCATCGACGCCAAGATGTCCTGCTACGGTATCGAAAACTATTATATTGCAGCATCCCAGTTGGCCCAGACATCGCTGCGGTCCGCCATCGGCAAGATCGACCTGGACAAGACCTTTGAAGAGCGTGAGACCATCAACTATTCCGTGATTCAGGCCGTGGATGAGGCCGCCCAGGAGTGGGGCGTCAAGGTCATGCGCTACGAGATCAAGGATATCACTCCTCCGGCCACGGTCATGGAGGCCATGGAGCGGCAGATGAAGGCCGAGCGTGAAAAGCGCGGCGACATCGCCCTGTCCGAGGGTGATCGTCAGTCCCGTATCAACCGTTCCGAGGGGCTCAAGCAGGAGGCCGTGCAGATCTCCGAGGGCGAGAAGCAAAAGCGCATCAACGAGGCCCAGGGCCGGGCCCAGGAAATCCTGCTGGTGGCCGAGGCCACGGCGCAGGGTTTGCAGAAGGTGGCCGAGGTCATCAACCTGCCGGGCGGTGCCGAAGCCATGAACCTCAAGGTGGCCCAGCAGTATATCGAGGAATTCGGCAATCTGGCCAAGACCAACAACACCATGATCATCCCGGCGGATCTGGGCAACATGGCCAGCATGGTCGCTTCGGTCACGGAGATTGTCAGTTCGACCTCAGCCAGGAAGAGCTGCGGTTTCGGCAAGGGCGGAGCCGGAAAGGGAACCGCAAAGGCCGGGACGGATGTCCCTCCCAAGTCGGTGGGCGGGTTCGTCGTGGAATAG
- a CDS encoding CatA-like O-acetyltransferase, with protein sequence MKKIDMTAWPRKSLHDYFRNLSSPHFSLTAEVDVTDLILSAKPRGVSVFNACLYAVMAACNRIPEFRQRFRGRDVVQYDMVHPAPTVPIDGDRFAFCYFDHVPEWEGFNAACSSAIEAGKQQTELKDDSGSRDDLIFTTCLPWVSFTSMHHPVQGPDDSFPRVAWGKFTEHGGRWRMPVNVQVHHALADGLHMGRFYEFMQETLDDFGA encoded by the coding sequence ATGAAGAAAATCGATATGACTGCATGGCCGAGAAAGAGCCTTCACGATTATTTTCGGAACCTGTCGTCTCCGCATTTTTCCCTGACCGCCGAAGTGGATGTGACCGATCTGATCCTGTCGGCCAAGCCGCGCGGTGTGTCGGTGTTCAATGCCTGCCTGTATGCGGTCATGGCTGCTTGCAACCGGATACCGGAATTCAGGCAGCGCTTTCGAGGGCGTGATGTGGTTCAGTACGACATGGTTCACCCTGCGCCCACGGTGCCCATCGACGGTGACCGGTTTGCATTCTGCTATTTCGACCATGTGCCGGAGTGGGAGGGGTTCAACGCGGCCTGTTCCAGCGCCATTGAGGCCGGGAAGCAACAGACCGAGCTCAAGGACGATTCCGGTTCTCGCGACGACCTCATTTTCACCACCTGCCTGCCGTGGGTATCCTTCACCTCCATGCACCACCCGGTGCAAGGGCCGGACGACAGCTTTCCCCGTGTGGCCTGGGGCAAGTTCACGGAGCATGGCGGCCGTTGGCGTATGCCCGTGAACGTGCAGGTCCACCACGCCCTGGCCGACGGCTTGCACATGGGCCGCTTTTACGAGTTCATGCAGGAAACGCTGGACGATTTCGGGGCGTGA
- a CDS encoding phosphopentomutase: protein MGRAFILVLDSLGIGWAPDADRFGDAGADTLGHIAEACTNGKGNREGVRSGPLHLPCMSSLGMGMAAQLVTGVVPPGLQSPVLRGRFAAAREISRGKDTPSGHWELAGVPVHFDWGYFPPDFPSFPAPLIDALIKQGNLPGILGNCHASGTEIIARLGQEHMESGKPICYTSADSVFQIAAHEKSFGLNRLLELCVLTRKLLEEYNIGRVIARPFVGEPGAFTRTPNRRDYSLPPPAPTLLDKLQEAGREVVSVGKIADIFAHQGLTKKVKAPDSDGLFDLVEEEVANAPDGSLTFANFVEFDSEWGHRRDVAGYAAALESMDKRISGLIPQLRPGDLAVITADHGCDPTWKGTDHTRECVPVLLFGPEVLPGTAGVRETFADVGQTVAAHLGIDPLDDGKAIPLR from the coding sequence ATGGGCCGCGCCTTCATCCTTGTGCTGGACAGCCTCGGCATAGGCTGGGCACCGGACGCCGACCGGTTCGGCGATGCCGGAGCCGACACCCTGGGCCATATTGCCGAGGCGTGCACCAACGGCAAAGGTAACAGGGAAGGGGTACGCTCTGGGCCGCTTCACCTGCCGTGCATGAGCTCGCTGGGCATGGGCATGGCCGCCCAATTGGTCACCGGGGTGGTTCCGCCCGGTCTTCAATCGCCGGTCCTGCGCGGCCGGTTCGCGGCAGCACGCGAGATCAGCCGGGGCAAGGACACGCCCAGCGGCCACTGGGAGCTGGCAGGCGTGCCCGTGCATTTCGACTGGGGCTATTTCCCGCCGGATTTCCCGAGCTTTCCCGCACCGTTGATCGACGCACTCATCAAGCAGGGAAACCTGCCCGGCATCCTGGGCAACTGCCATGCCTCGGGCACTGAGATCATTGCCCGGCTCGGACAGGAGCACATGGAGTCGGGCAAGCCCATCTGCTATACTTCGGCGGACTCGGTCTTCCAGATCGCAGCCCACGAGAAAAGTTTCGGCCTAAACCGGCTCCTTGAATTGTGCGTCCTCACCAGGAAACTGCTGGAAGAGTATAATATCGGTCGGGTCATCGCCCGCCCCTTTGTCGGCGAACCCGGTGCCTTCACACGCACTCCCAACCGGCGGGATTACTCTCTGCCGCCGCCGGCCCCGACCCTGCTGGACAAGCTCCAAGAAGCCGGACGCGAGGTAGTCTCCGTGGGCAAGATTGCGGACATCTTCGCCCATCAGGGACTGACAAAGAAAGTCAAGGCGCCGGATTCGGACGGGTTGTTCGATCTGGTGGAGGAAGAGGTGGCAAACGCACCGGACGGCTCCCTGACCTTTGCCAACTTCGTGGAGTTCGACTCGGAATGGGGGCACCGCCGGGACGTGGCCGGATACGCGGCAGCCCTTGAGAGCATGGATAAGCGGATTTCCGGCCTGATCCCGCAGCTCAGGCCCGGCGATCTGGCCGTGATCACCGCCGACCACGGATGCGACCCCACATGGAAAGGGACAGACCACACCCGCGAATGCGTGCCGGTACTCCTGTTCGGACCGGAAGTCCTGCCCGGCACGGCAGGAGTGCGCGAGACCTTTGCCGACGTGGGCCAGACCGTGGCCGCGCACCTGGGCATCGATCCGCTTGATGACGGCAAGGCCATCCCGTTACGCTAA
- the deoA gene encoding thymidine phosphorylase: MTFIPQEIIRKKRDGLALTRAEIEAMVRGITDETASEGQVAAFAMAVFFQGMTMEERIDLTRAMKNSGTVIDWPSLGFASGVVDKHSTGGVGDKVSLILGPLAAACGAYNPMISGRGLGHTGGTLDKFDSIPGYNTAPDLDTFAKVVREAGCAIIGQTSDLAPADRRLYAIRDVTATVESLDLITASILSKKLAAGLQGLVMDVKFGSGAFMTKYEDAEELARSIATVATGAGVPTVALLTDMNEVLGNSVGNALEVQEAVDFLTGRSREPRLKQVTLALTGEMLLLAGVVRNMGEAMTRMNAALDSGAAADRFGTMVAALGGPKDFVEKADTYLDKAPAKLAVYPESAGFVTAMDNRAVGMTLVAMGGGRSRADQPIDYGVGMTDFAHIGDRVGPDVPLCWIFARDKEQASMAAGRIRQAFEVGPDRPADRPVVRERITGEMP; the protein is encoded by the coding sequence ATGACGTTCATACCGCAGGAAATCATTCGCAAAAAGCGAGACGGTTTGGCCCTGACCAGGGCCGAGATCGAGGCCATGGTCAGGGGCATCACGGACGAAACGGCCTCCGAAGGCCAAGTGGCGGCCTTTGCCATGGCCGTGTTCTTTCAGGGCATGACCATGGAAGAACGCATCGACCTGACCAGGGCCATGAAAAACTCGGGCACGGTCATCGACTGGCCGTCCCTCGGCTTTGCATCCGGGGTGGTGGACAAGCACTCCACCGGCGGGGTGGGCGACAAGGTCAGCCTGATCCTCGGTCCCCTGGCTGCGGCGTGCGGAGCATATAATCCCATGATCTCCGGGCGCGGCCTTGGGCATACGGGCGGCACGCTGGACAAATTCGACTCCATCCCCGGCTACAACACTGCACCGGACCTCGACACCTTTGCCAAGGTGGTCCGGGAAGCGGGCTGCGCCATCATCGGCCAGACCTCGGACCTGGCCCCTGCGGACAGGAGGCTCTATGCCATCCGCGACGTCACGGCCACGGTGGAATCGCTTGATTTGATCACCGCATCCATCCTGTCCAAGAAACTGGCAGCCGGGTTGCAGGGGCTGGTCATGGACGTGAAATTCGGATCAGGCGCGTTCATGACAAAATATGAGGACGCTGAAGAACTGGCCCGATCCATTGCCACGGTTGCCACAGGTGCAGGCGTGCCCACGGTGGCCCTGCTCACGGACATGAACGAGGTGCTTGGTAACAGCGTGGGCAATGCGCTGGAAGTGCAGGAGGCCGTGGATTTCCTCACGGGCAGAAGCCGGGAACCGCGCCTCAAGCAGGTCACCCTGGCCCTCACCGGCGAGATGCTCCTGCTGGCGGGCGTTGTCCGCAACATGGGCGAGGCCATGACCCGCATGAATGCGGCCCTGGACAGCGGCGCAGCGGCGGACCGCTTCGGCACAATGGTCGCGGCCCTGGGCGGGCCGAAGGATTTCGTGGAAAAGGCGGACACATATCTCGACAAGGCCCCTGCCAAACTGGCGGTATATCCCGAATCTGCGGGCTTTGTGACCGCCATGGACAACCGCGCCGTGGGCATGACCCTGGTGGCCATGGGGGGCGGCCGTTCCCGTGCGGACCAACCCATCGACTACGGGGTGGGCATGACGGATTTCGCCCACATCGGCGATCGGGTTGGGCCGGATGTCCCCTTGTGCTGGATATTTGCGCGGGACAAGGAACAGGCGTCCATGGCTGCCGGACGCATCCGCCAGGCCTTTGAGGTCGGACCGGACAGGCCTGCCGACAGGCCCGTGGTCAGAGAGCGAATCACCGGGGAAATGCCGTAA